Part of the Methanosarcinales archaeon genome, AAGACCGAAGCCGTGATTGCACCGCTGATAGAGCGAAATTTGAAGGAAGAGTCAGATGGTATGGCATTCCTCTACATTTCTCCGACAAAGGCACTGGTTAATGATATGTACGACAGACTTAAGGGACAATTGGATGAACTTGGAGTTTCGATAGGGCTAAAAACTGGCGATACACCACGATTTAACCCTGATAAGTCTCCAAATGTTCTAATTACCACACCGGAATCGTTTGATTCCCTTATTTGCAGACATCCCAATTCTTTTAAAAAGATAAAAGCGGTCATACTCGATGAAATACATCTCATTGACAATACATATCGTGGGGATCAACTCAGACTTCTCTTGAAAAGATTAAAATGCGTTTCAGACACATATTTCAATATATATGCACTGTCTGCCACTGTAGCATGTCCGGAGGATGTAGGAAGTAGATATCTTGGAGATTTTGAGATTATCATTGACCGTGATAAACGAGATATTGACTATACACTTGTTGAATCTGCTAAAGAACTATTTGACTGTGTAAGAAGTGAGAATATTAAAAAATTGCTTATATTTTGTAATAAGAGAGTAACAGTCGAGGTGTTTTCAAGAGAATGCATTGATCTGTGGGGTTCTAACAGCGTTGTTGTACATCACGGTAGTTTAAGCAGATCGATCCGTGGTGAATCAGAAAAGTTCATGAAGGACGCACATTACGGTGTTTGTGTGGCTACTATGACACTCGAAATAGGGATTGATGTCGGGGATATCGATGCTATCGTACTTGCAGAAGTCCCATGGAGCATATCATCGCTCCTCCAGAGGATCGGGCGAGGTAGCAGGCGTATGCAAAGAAACCGGGTCTTTGCATTATATGGTTCCGGGGATGAGCGGATGCTTCTTGAAGAGATGTTTCACACTGCAATGACAGGATATATCGAACCGGTTGATTATTCGCACGATCCGTCTGTTGTGGTGCAGCAGGTATTCTCTGTGCTTTATGCCAGTCCGCATGGGCTTACCGATGGATATTTTCAAAATCTGTTCGAAGGATTCTGCTCGGATGAAGAACTGCAGGATATCCTGACTCATCTTGTGAACAGCGAATGGATTGAAAAAATCTATGAGAAATGGTGTGCAACAACCAAATTGATGGATCTTGGAGAAAAAGGTGAGGTTCATTCGAATATTCCATCAAACAAAGTAGTAAAGGTTATCGACGTCAATTCCAAGCAAATGATAGGCGAGGTGCAGTATCCGGTCGATGAGATTTTCGTGCTTGGCGGAAGGGTATGGCTGATTGTTAGGGAATCCTTTGGCAAGGTATATGTAAAGCCGGCAAAGGCGAGGATAGCTACTGCGAAGTTTAAAAGTCATGTATCGGAAGGTGCCTTTTGCTATCTGCTGCCAGCCCACCTCAGTGAGTCAGAACTATAGCGTCAAAAATAGTTGTTTTGATACTGATCAACAAAGTTATTTACTAAACTCCAAAATGGGAAGTGTGATGAATTCATGTTCTAATTTTATTATTCCAGCCGCCGGGTAAGACCAGCGGAGAAGTGCATGACAGGTTGTGTAAACAGACTCCTGATAAGCCCGTCATCACCCTGGGTTACGGCCCGGATTTTGCTGTGTTGCGCAGTCGGGGGGTGTTGATGAATATTCCCCAGATGGTGAGGGAGTTGCGGGAAGAAATTCCTGAAGCTGGTATCAACGGGGGCAGGCACCTGGTTGTGGGCAGTATTAAGTTCGTAGGCGGATTGCGCAAGGAAGTGCTGGCGAAACTGGCTGAGAAGATCGGGCGGGCTGAAGTGGCGTGGGTAAGTTAAGACACCTTAATTGAATTGTTCCTGAAGGAAAGAGGTCTGGAGCTACGACCTGGAAGAACTTCACCACTACTTTTACGACGACTGGTTTTACAGGTACAGTAAATGATGGACGTTTATATTTATGGCTCGCACCGTTAGCTGCACCAGGAGATACTTACTACTTTGATGACGTACGATTGGAAAAAGTCATTCAAGATACCACTGCACCCGCCAGTATCACTAATCTTAACAATATCAGTGGCCAGTCATTCATCAATTGGACATGGACCGATCCCGGTGATTCAGACTTTGATAAAGTAATAATCTATTTCGACGGGTCGTGGGCCGCCAACGTCTCCGCCGGTACCCAATCGTATAATGCCTCTGGTCTGACTGCCTCAACAAGCTATGAGATTGCGACCAGAACTATTGATATTTCAGGTAACATAAACACCACTTGGGTCAACGATACCGCAACAACTGCACCTTAGGATCAAAAATTTGTGGGATTGAATTTAATCCTGGCACTTGCGATAGCGTGGGTGTCAGGGTATATGTAGTATGTTAAGGTAGGAGAATGATGGATATGCATATTAAAATATTATTATAAATGCTCATGCAGTTAGCTCCGAATACGTAGTGATGCGACAATTTAAAC contains:
- a CDS encoding DEAD/DEAH box helicase — translated: MHSDKRSLRRTWITFFGRYGRLLPIQSRTIPVVLNGKDAIIVSATASGKTEAVIAPLIERNLKEESDGMAFLYISPTKALVNDMYDRLKGQLDELGVSIGLKTGDTPRFNPDKSPNVLITTPESFDSLICRHPNSFKKIKAVILDEIHLIDNTYRGDQLRLLLKRLKCVSDTYFNIYALSATVACPEDVGSRYLGDFEIIIDRDKRDIDYTLVESAKELFDCVRSENIKKLLIFCNKRVTVEVFSRECIDLWGSNSVVVHHGSLSRSIRGESEKFMKDAHYGVCVATMTLEIGIDVGDIDAIVLAEVPWSISSLLQRIGRGSRRMQRNRVFALYGSGDERMLLEEMFHTAMTGYIEPVDYSHDPSVVVQQVFSVLYASPHGLTDGYFQNLFEGFCSDEELQDILTHLVNSEWIEKIYEKWCATTKLMDLGEKGEVHSNIPSNKVVKVIDVNSKQMIGEVQYPVDEIFVLGGRVWLIVRESFGKVYVKPAKARIATAKFKSHVSEGAFCYLLPAHLSESEL